The genomic window CCAGGACTAATACTCAAAAGTACCAGATCTTATGATACTATAGTACTAAATCTTATGATACCATATAGGCACTACATTTGATACCCATCGGTGCCAGACTACCTGATCCAATACCATTGGTACCAGGGCTGATATCCATGTATCAAATCTCATCTAATATTATATGGGTACCAAGTCACATACTTTAATGGTACCAAATCTAATAGATATGTGTATCAGGTCTGATACTTATCAATAGTAGACTATCGAGTCTGATACCTATTGGTACCAATCTGATTCATAGGTACCATCGTACCAGGTCTTATCTGATACCATATAGGTACCAGGTATCACTAGAGTTTTTGTGATGGTATCGCAAATAGCAGTGTAGTTGCTAGTGGTGATACCTCCTAAGCTGAGGTGATGATACTTGTAGGCACTTATGATGATACctgcttaaataaaaatgatgaTACATGTAACTATCGATGGTGATACTTCTCAGGTATCAATATAGTTATatatacttgtacttgtgatGATGCATGCACTGGTGCACCGGTTACCACCTGCACATGCGGATCCATGAAAGTCTAGTTCTACCATGCAGTCATACATGAGGACTCTACTATGTCTTGGGCCATCgtgcatgcatgtacacattCACTAAGTGCATGGACCCCACTATGCATGACCCGATTGCGGCATATGTACCAAACACACTTAGGTATATACTCCATGAGAGAGTGGAAACAGAGGCGGCCCTGAAGGCCATAGAGCTGTTGGTGCCAGGCCACGGTTTAAGACTCAATCCTGTGCGACGGGATCTCGTTATATAGTTTTTCTTTAACGTAAAGTTAAAATCCGTGGACATTAGTTGTTACTCAAAGTCTTCAACATGAATTCCAAACTAAAATCACTAAAAAGTCGCAATAAActtattaataataaataaaaagtaAACCTATTCATTTCAAACTTAGTAACCATAATTTTGTTTCAAGTTGTTATATGATTTATTGCTAATAATCTTCCATTCGAGGATTTAATATGTATAACCAAATTTGTCTTCACTCGTTGATTATTAGCAATAAATCATATAACAATCTTGgaacaaaaattacaaaataaatGAAACCCAAAAATTTCACCAAAAACCCCTTCACCTTTCCTAAAATCTTTCCCAAATCTCCCCTCATTCAATGCCCGAACGGAACGCAAACCCAGGCAGGAGAGAGCAGCGTTTCCGTTCTCACCAGCCCCCAAAATCCCCCCCCCGCCATGCCCGACTCCTCCGCCGATCCCCAACCCCCACTCcaaccctccgccgccgccgccaaccccgATCCCGACATGCCGCCGCGGaaggcccccgccgccggcggcggcaagctcAAGCGGCCCCTCACCCTGaagctgcgcgccgccgccgagcagcgcCTGGCCCACCtccgcgcccgcctccgcctccacccgctgcccccgccgccgccgcgcgccctcgCGCCCGAGGGGTCccccgaggaggcggcgctccGTGCCCTCGGCCTCCTCGGCTTCGCCCGCCTCGGccccgccttctcctcctccgcctccgagCCCCTCCGCCCCGACCTCGTCGCCCACCTCGTCGCCTACTACGACCCGCCCCAGCGCCGCAGCTTCGTCCGCGGCGTCCGCGTCGCCGTCACGCGGAAGCACTTCGCCGACGCGCTCTGCCTCCCCTGCAAGCCGTCCCccgccgcggccccgccgccgcccgaggaTGCGGACcccgccgcggtcgccgccgccgccatggagctCTTGCAGGCCTACGTCCTGCCGCCGTTCCAGGGCGACGACATGTGCATACTACCCCCCGAGGTGGCCGCCGCGGAGCAGGCGGTGAGGGACGGGTCGGCGCATAGGGTTGACTGGGCGGGCCTGATCTGGGGCCTCGTCGAGAAGGAGATGCAGGATTTGCCCAAGAGGGACGATGGGCTGTGCTACTACGGGGCGTATCTGCAGAGGCTCATCTGGGCGCAAAAGCCGGAGCTGTTCGAGCGcacggaggagggagagagaggaggagaggttgTCTTGGAGGTGTCCGACATGGAtgaggaggacggggaggatGATACGGATGTGAAGAGCAAGAGCATGGAGGAGTTGGAGTCGGGGGATGCAGATGCTGATGCGAAGAACAGTAACTTGGAAAAGTCGGAGGCCGGGGGTGCAGATTTGAGGAGCAATTGCTTGGAGGAGCTGGTGTCGGGTGATGCGGATGTACGGGGGACGAGCGCGGAGGAATTGGAATCGCATGTTGAGGACAAGGTGAGTAAGGGATTGGAGGAAACTCGTGCAGAAGATGTGGATGCAAATCATATGGACTTGGATGAATCAGAGGCTGTGGATGAGGATGCAAAAGGCAAGAGCTTTGGTGAATCGGAGATGGGGTTTGTGTCTGTGGAAGAAGTTTCTGTTACACATGAGGTGATGCTTCCTAATTACGAGGAGGTGGCGACAGAGGGAGATGGCGATACAGCAATGGCTGCGGTAGAAAATGATGCAGGCTCATTGGCAGAAACAGTAGTGATGACACATGAGGAGTTTGTGGCAGTGCCTGAGGATGATGAAGAAGAGGCAGATGGGGATGAGGAGAATGATGCAACAGGGTTGAGCTTGGGCATCGGCTCCGCCAATGATTATGACAGTACAGATGGTGAAGAGGATGCAAATGTGGAGAATCTGGGTGAGGGTGATAGTGGCAATGAAGAGGCAGAGGAATCAGAGGAAGATGCATTTGGGCAGTATAGGGGCGAAGATATGAATTGGACAATGGGGGATGAGAAGGATCACGGGAGTGATTTTGTAAACCTTCAGTTCGATAATTTGAACAAAGGTGATGATGAGATCAGGAATGAAGTCAGCTACGATGATGGATTCTCTGGAAAGATGGGATCTTTGCATGGGATGACATCCACAAACCTTCTGCAGGCAATGAGCTCAATTCCTGCGACATACAATGTTTCAGAGAACGCGCCTGACCTGTCGTCCGGAGAATTCTTGGCTATGGGGGCTGATGCTCATAAAAATGGACTGGACCTAGGGACTGGGAGCTCATATTTCTTTGAGAATAATGGGAAGAGGCACATTGGAGAAATTGAAGAGTACAATGACCCTATGCCAGGCCATGAGCAGTTTGACCAGAGAAATCCAAATAAGAGAATGCGGAACAGCAACAATAGTAGTATACCACCTGGATCATCAGTCTTCAATGCACATTTTGCAGAACCCTTTCAGAGCTTGATGAGCAAAGCTAGCATGTTCTATgaacagaaagagagagaacTTCAAGATGTTCTGGTGGAGAAGCAATATTTGGCCAACATGCTCCAGGAGAAGGAACAAATTATCCAGTCGTTGAACTCAGCCAGGTTTGAGCAAGAGAATA from Oryza glaberrima chromosome 6, OglaRS2, whole genome shotgun sequence includes these protein-coding regions:
- the LOC127776110 gene encoding uncharacterized protein LOC127776110 codes for the protein MPDSSADPQPPLQPSAAAANPDPDMPPRKAPAAGGGKLKRPLTLKLRAAAEQRLAHLRARLRLHPLPPPPPRALAPEGSPEEAALRALGLLGFARLGPAFSSSASEPLRPDLVAHLVAYYDPPQRRSFVRGVRVAVTRKHFADALCLPCKPSPAAAPPPPEDADPAAVAAAAMELLQAYVLPPFQGDDMCILPPEVAAAEQAVRDGSAHRVDWAGLIWGLVEKEMQDLPKRDDGLCYYGAYLQRLIWAQKPELFERTEEGERGGEVVLEVSDMDEEDGEDDTDVKSKSMEELESGDADADAKNSNLEKSEAGGADLRSNCLEELVSGDADVRGTSAEELESHVEDKVSKGLEETRAEDVDANHMDLDESEAVDEDAKGKSFGESEMGFVSVEEVSVTHEVMLPNYEEVATEGDGDTAMAAVENDAGSLAETVVMTHEEFVAVPEDDEEEADGDEENDATGLSLGIGSANDYDSTDGEEDANVENLGEGDSGNEEAEESEEDAFGQYRGEDMNWTMGDEKDHGSDFVNLQFDNLNKGDDEIRNEVSYDDGFSGKMGSLHGMTSTNLLQAMSSIPATYNVSENAPDLSSGEFLAMGADAHKNGLDLGTGSSYFFENNGKRHIGEIEEYNDPMPGHEQFDQRNPNKRMRNSNNSSIPPGSSVFNAHFAEPFQSLMSKASMFYEQKERELQDVLVEKQYLANMLQEKEQIIQSLNSARFEQENKWQAELRRFEHDLNVMAQLVTGYRRALKQNRASFDEYRKKFPCDKPRYCDVAGGGGLVLSVKELEKKRLEEVQQKLAIANEMIENFQHEWFSKLDDWARSIHFIWCRTEELIREINLLREKRKATVTNPATEEAKVTTPATELAEVTTAATGVEVTTPATEKVEVTTPATEKVEVTTPATEKVEVTTPATEEAKITTAATEEVEVTTPATEEVEVTTPSTKEVEVTIAATEEAEVTTPATEEAEVSTPATEEVEGTTPATEKVEGTTPATEE